DNA from Clarias gariepinus isolate MV-2021 ecotype Netherlands chromosome 8, CGAR_prim_01v2, whole genome shotgun sequence:
TCATCAGTTTTGAtggtaactggtctctctcagCAGGTATTTGCAACCAGCTCCATGCGTTTTAGCCAAGGCTGACTCCACACTGCAAGTTTGCATTTATGAGGCTTGAGAAAAGTAATAAAAGGCAGAAAGGTTAATATGGATAGcaaaacagaattaaatatatacatgaaTAAGACAACTTTTGTGTAACTAACATTTGCAATTGCTGGGTCCGAATGGACGTAACATTTCCTTTTagcatgcatttttttacagGAAGTCGTGGCAATCTTAACGGTAAAGGTGTACTTTATACCAGAAACAACCtaaagcaagaaaaaacaaacagaaaaaagtttaaattttcaCTTTAGACTCCATATCATTTAAACTTTTGCTCATACACAGTAtggtatttacatatttattcatttatctttaatAAGTACTTTTCCTCATCAGGGTTGTGATGCACTCAGGCCCTATCTAGGGAATGCATTAAGGCAATATTAGAGAAACCAGTCCACATAATAGGAGGTATGGAGGAAACCAACATAGACATGAGATAAACAAGTAAAACTGCCACATGGACAGTAACCCAAATTTGACCTGGATGTTACCCGCTGTCAGAATCCACCCTAACTCACCCTTAGGAAATAAtgtggttgttttttattttggacaTTTCAGGCCCAGATTTGGTCCAAATACCAAATGTCATAAAATGTACAGAACATTACAGTTTCATGATCATAACTGGGTCTATATACCAAATAAACACATAATGTTTTTACACTTGTATAAAGGAACATAACTAACAAGTTGCCTAATACTGGTATTTTTAATACGGTATATTTTCTTcctgcatgtcttttttttattattaattattgataatataattaattaatattaattatagaaATTAAAAATTCTGTAGGCTGAAGTGCAAAGTTACCCCAGCAATAGGCAACTTTTTCTTAGATTATGGtacgttatttatttattgatatatatatatatatatatatatatatatatatatatatatatatatatatatatatatatttaatttggtatattttctttatatcttATGGTAAGATTTCTACAGAAGAGGATTTTAGTAATACTGACTTTTATCTCAGAATTGTAACTAGGGGGTAGTCAGAactcaaatatttttaaatggtaaTTATACAGTATTCCTCTAATGCAGACCTGAAGAAcatttttctttagatttttgtcTGGCCTATTTGTGGTTGTGTGATATCGTCTGTCCTAATAACTGACTGAGAGAACAGTTTAAGAATTCCTGTGTTCATTTACAAAtggcagacaaaaaaaagttcaccgacacacacacacacaccgtaaaaaaaaataattactttagCCATTAGTGTTGTgtattttagctttaattttAAGAAATACCTCCAAAAAACGCCTTACCTGTGACTGAGCGTTGATCACCTTAAGGACTTTACTGGTGTAAATGCTCTCTGATTTCGCGTTATACGCAGCGATTGCGAACAGCACGGCCTGCTTGATCTTCGGGTCTTTTATGTCTGCGTTCACTGGGGTTCCGACAAGCATGCTGCTCGTCACCGCCAACACGAGCACCAAGAGTAAGACTACAACCTTAACGAACATGATTCTCTGAAATAAAGGCTACCCTGTGGTATGAAAATGCGACTCTTTCGGATGAACTGCGACTATTTGTAGGATAAATCTGACGGTCTGTCAGTGGGCAGGGTGTGTCCAAATAACAAGGTGAAACCGTCGAGACAAAGTAAAACAGACGAAAGCTGTATTTGGGTATTATAGCTAATGTTTGGTTGATCAAAGTCTACATCTAAGGCACAGATATTTACACAGAGCTGCCAGTTCTCACGCATCGAGTTGTGAGACTCACGCAATCACTTATCATGCTTTCATATTCAAAGCAATTGTCTATAGAAGACGTGAGCAAAATCACTGAGCTCCATACACAACAGAACATGAACAGatcaagaatataataaaatatactagATCGGCATTCAAATGCAATTGAGTGCATTAAAAGAGTGAGTGATGGTAGTGTCATAATATCCAAAAAGTGAAATACACATCAGTATTCACAGTAAATATGAATCAGGTTTAATCATACACAAAAGCAATGCAGAACTTGTTACTTTTTGCATCtagatgtaaaacatttttcagaTATATGCAGATATATTAACTGCTTAATGCCATTTTAAAATAGAAGTATAGTGAATCTATATTTATTGGAATCGGTTATTTACTTGCCATCAATTAAACAACATACTCAAACATATGATTATGTAAATTAGTCAGAAAGTTAATAACAGGACTTAATAGGAATTTCACAAGAACGTTTTTTGCCATTAACTAAACAAAATGCTTAAACAAAAGATACATTTGATAAGGTAGGTTTGTGAGAAAGTCAATAACAAGACTTAACAGGAATTTCACAAGAACATTACTTGCCATTAATTAAGCAAAATGCTCAATCATATGTTGCATTTGATGGCGTAAGTTAGTCAGAtatctaatttttttcttttgttaatatAATGTTGTTATTTACACCTTTAAGATTCCATCCACATAATAGGGAGGTATTTGGAGAAACATGGACATGTGGTGAACGGTTAAAATgccacacagacagtaacacAAATTTGATCTGGGTACATTAATGTTGCCTAATGTCAGAATACAACCTTAACTTTCCCTTAGTGACTTTAACTATTCAGCATCATGTGAGCCTTTACTTTTAATGTTCCACAGATGTGCAACATTACTAAGACATAATGCTGGTGTTTTGTATTTGGGAATTTGGTCCAAATACCAAATGGCATAAAATGTCAAGTCAAAACAAATAGGCTTTATTGTtactttaaccatatacagttcacagtgaaatgaaacaatgtttcttcaggaccaaggtgctacctGGTACATAAATtttcaacataaattaacaataaactaactagctaactatgAAGCGTAATTGGCTTGCTAGCTGAggcaagacagattgacataacataaattaacaacataaagtaacaaaaaaaaacagctaactTGGAGACGTAATTAGCTGGGAAGACTTGGAACTGTCTACATTTTTATAGCTGTAAACTGGGAactgtctaattttttttttacaacataaagtccccgtgcaaatgtgcaaacaagagcgacaAACTGACAGTGAGACAAATATGACATTGCAATACTCTTCGGTGATGGGTTAAGGTAGTGGAAGGagaaacagtatacagtaaacatTCCATAAAAAGTAGCAAGGATTAAAATAGTTTTCAAGTAATTTGAAAACTATTATCAAGTAATGAATGTTGGTAcattacaggttggtgtgtacaatGGTTTAGTAGTGTAGTAGGAAGAAGAGacactgttgggctttcttgtgcagagagctggtgttgagggaccaggggcctcatgtataaaactttgcgTAGATTTCATCCTTAAAGTGTGCGTACGCACATAAGGCAGAATTTGCGTATGCACAAAAattttcagatttataaaaccatacgtacgccagaacctgcgcaaggttcactttataaatcacaattatctgaatattgtgcgcaggtgcacgtgcttatagcttaccccaatctccttctgaaataaccatatttggaggttaagaccacctattttgaatatgtatgatcTCCCTGCATATTAATACAACCAATAATTGTCATTGATCTGTTTGGCTAAAAGTGGAAGAACAGAAACgaaaagcaaaacaaagaaacttcaccgactgcgagatggaggtactgctgtctgaggtgaagggccgaaaaaaagttttatttggtgggctctctgcgggcatttcaaataaaagaaaaatgttagaatgggagcaagtaacagaagcagtcaatgctgttaGCTCGgtgcctcgcacagtccaagagacaaaaaaaaatggtctgACTTAAAAGTAGTCGTAAAAAGAAGaatatgtgcacacaggcgcaGTAACAACTGGTGGAGGTCAAGGAATCACTGACCTCTCAGCCTTTGATGTAAGGGTGGGTGCGATTataggggaaacaggattacatttttatttaatcatattttaatcATACATAcaagtttttgtctgtttaaaattctgcttttttattgtggataatttaaatcaaccaattCAAATTCCGCGGAAGTGAaaagtcctaaaatatccaAGTGACAAATCTAGAAGTAGATGCAGCTGTCCTTAAGATATACGTTTATTAAAATAGtcgattttcctgtttattcatatgcaaaaaatttaacttaaaaagacaaaagcaagtcatcaagtgcacattttattttacacatttacagatatgcaatacaaccttttatttaattaaacgtttttttaatgattaaaggaaaagttaatTCTGGAATGCCTTCAAGCCCGGTGAGTGGTCCAAGTGGGGTAGACAAGGGATGTAGGCTTAGACACATCCCTATGTGCCACCGCCGCTGCCATCCTGTGTGTCTtcaccaccatcctgtgtgccaCCGCCGCATTCCATTACAttccatttattacatttatatgtcACTGTATTGCCATAGCATTATGCACTGCATTAGGAGGGCCAGGATCGGGTTCATTATCTTCAGGATGGGCGTTCGATGGAACAGGTATACCATATTTTTGAGCAATTGTGAGCAGTTGTGCAACACTGCGCGAGCCACCACAATGCGGCAAACCTTTGTAGGGCTGTACAATACTGTGCCACCAGACGTATCCAAGCACCTCCAGCGTCCTTTTAGCAGACCAATAGTGCGTTCGACCACTGAACGCGTCCGGCAATGTTACTTGTTATAACATCGTTCTTGTTCGGTTTGGAGTCTAGTTAGTGGAGTTAGCAGCCAGATTCTAAGGGGATAACCACTGTCTCCTGAcaggtaaaacatttacatactataacaaaacaatgaatgtaaatacaatgggacaattaatataacatttcaaGTGCTAGACAATAAGGTaacaattataaacaatattataaGAATACTTTAAAGAAAGTACATGCTTGTAAAATAGCCTCCAgatagctttttgttttttccagggcAATATTGATTCAATATAACATTTCccttaatttttaaatgctataaaacatgttttgtttccggaaaatttgcattgattaatgtgaaattttgcattaaaaaatattaaaataagtgtggagattataattatacctaaaagaaaaaacattttaaaaggtatgctttaaacacatttgcatcATTACTCAATTACAATTACATGCGCATTCCTGCCGACTTACCAAGGAGCCATCCATCACACACAGCTCCTGTTTGCAGTCTGTTCCCTACACTGTTAGACAAAATGTTGGAATCATGAGTTGACCAAGGCCATCTCGCAACTACATTTGTCAGAGACATATGCGCATCACATACGATCTGCACGTTCaaagaatgaaaatgttttttcggTTAACAAAAGCAAATTCATTCTCAGATGGTGCCTTTATTGCAACATGAGTGCAGTCAATAGCACCGATTACATTGGGAAAATAGGCGATTGCTGCAAATTGCATTTTGATGTTGGCCTGTTCAGCTTGCGTGTAAGGAAAACGGATGTATCGGGGTGCCATCCCCACTATGGCATCCCATACATATGGCATGACACGGCTCAGGGATGACTGCGACATACCCGATCGGTCTCCCAACTCTCGCTGGAAAGTACCAGTGGCCAAGTGGCCTAATGTGGTCAATACTTGTACAGAAACACACAGCGCATGGTTTCTCCGCGAGGgtctttccaatactggccGTAATTGAGAACACAATTCCAAGAGGATGGCTCTTGGGAATTGAAATCGGCTCATGAgccaatcatcatcatgagcaaggaaatcttcacggtctctgaaaacaccctctgtagagcgtcgttagcaaggtcttctaacagcgctagagcatccattatgatgatatgttatatatacgcacatacctttttatagcccattcattaaaaaaaatagtaaattcGAAGTATTTGCACCTGGTTAAGAatgctgataatgataattcaggttgatgcaatttgattaattgggtgATGTAATAGGATAATTTAgaagtttttcattttaaatagttattgctaTTTGGGCCAGTTGGTGTCGCCAAAACACATACTCTTCTAAAAGAGTGCGTACGCACGGTCACAAGCATCCTTACGGTGCGCACTTATTTacgccaagtttattttttataaatcccgaTATGTGCGTGGAAAAATGCTTACGCATATTTCTATGCCCATTTTGGGTGTACGCAATGTTTATACATCAGGCCCCAGGTGAGGTTCTTCTCGGGTCGGCTGATCAGgggttgggggatgatagtgttaaAAGCTGAACTAAAATCTATGTACATCATTCAAACATGGGTGTTCTtattgtccaagtgtgtaagGGCAAGATGGAGTTCAGCAGGGTCTTTATGTGCCGcttgaagcacttcatgatgatgggtgtaagtgcaacaggacggtagtcattgagacaggacaccaAAGACTTCTTTGGCACGGGGATGATGGTGGTGAACTTTAAGCACGAGGcaagatgttaaagatgtctgTTAGGACATCTGCCACCTGATCAGCACATTTtctgagcactctgccagggatattgtctggtccagcagctttacgtttGTTGACTCTGCATAACGTTTTCCTTACATTAGCTGcggtgagacacagcacctgctcgttcggaggaggggtggtcttccttgCCATCACGTCATTCTGCATGTCTAACTGAGTCTAAAAGTCGTTCAacgcatctggaagggagccgtcACCAACACCGgaaggtgatgtcgtcctgatGTCGTAGTTTGTGATGGCCTGTATGCCCTGCTACATGCGCCATGTGTCACTGCTGTCCCTAAAGTGTTTGTGGATTCTCTGAGCATGTGCGTGCTTCGCCTTTCTGATGGTCCGGGAAAGTTTGgccttgctgttcttagggccaccTTGTCCCCTGCTTTGAAGGCGGAGTCTCGGGTCCTTAGAAGTTcacacacctccgcagtaatccacggtttctggttgggtcgtgagatgatgttcttggagacagtgacatcATCTGTGCACTtattgatgtagctggtcactgaagacgtgtactcctccaagtctacaaagtcgccgtaagttgcagcctctctaaacatgttccagtcagttttctcaaaacagtcctaaagAGTCAAGATGGCTccttttcacctgcttcagaaccggtttcgatgcctgacgagtggtctgtatgctggaattacaTGCTggagcataacagagatgtggtctgagtagccgaggtgggggagAGGCtctgtttgtgtaaacaaaatCTAGCATGTTTTCCCCTCtcattgcaaagtccacatactgatggatttagggagcactgacttgagattttgcatggttgaaatctccagcaacaataaacagtccatccagGTGTGTGTTCTGCAGTTTACTGATCTTtgcatacagttcccatagcgcttccttagcattagcgctaggtggaatgtacactccggtaatataataataaataaataagttacaaACTCCACGAACGATGAGCAAAAACTAGATACTAGCACatagttcttgcaccatttggTGTTAATGTTAACACACAAGCCACCACCGCGGGTTTTACCAACCTGCATTTCTGACGAGAAAAAACAAGATTTAATTGTGATGTGTATATGTATCAAGGAGTGATGTTGGGTGTTTTTTACTGAAATAGTCGAACTTGTTAAGAATAGTTTTAGTTTACCCCTCGATGATTTCACGACCCAGTTCCAATGGCTTCAGGTCACTCTGGCGCCAGACAGGGACTCCTACATGCAACGTTAACCATATCTCCCTGTACCCCACACCTATGAAGGAGATCCAGGCATTAGCCGCGTCTTCTTTCAATTCTCATTGATTTTTAATGAGAATTGAAGCTGCAGACCTATACCTCCACTTCCGAATAGTCCAAGTGATAAGTGATCACACTCCTTTCGAGAAGAGCCAGAGAGTGAAGCACGGCACTCTGGGAAGCCCATGACCCTTTGTTGCTCAAACTTTGAGTTTTTTTCTAAAGAGATGAGGAGGGTATTTGATTGCTTATGTCACGACAGAGAAGTGGGATGCAAGCTGTTTAAACATCACCAAGGTTCCCGCTCGGGTATGGGAATTCCCCTCCTTGGTCCAGGAGTTTATGGATCTGGCTGGCCAAATGGGTTCACGTCTTCGCCTTTGGACATCAGCCAGGACATCACCACTCAAACCCATGCCTGCAAACCCATGCCCATGCAACTGGACAGGACCCGCATCTCCCCTGAGAAGGAACGATGACGCAGAGTGGAAGGGGCCTGTTTCTACTGCGGAAAACCGGATCACCTGCGGAAAGCCGATCATCAACCTAAGTTCTGTCCAGTAAAGAGGGGAGCCGTCTAATTCAACTCAGAGCGCTAGAGCCATCAACGGAATTCACCTCACCTTTATCACTCACAGAACTCCTCCGAAAGGCTGCATTTATTCATTGTTATCCAGGGAACGCAAAGCCATGGGTGACTACATCACAGAGTCTCTCGTGGCAGGGATCATTAATACTTCCTTCTCCCCCACGACGGCTCCCTCTGTCACTGCATCGACTATAGGGGCCTAAacaaaatcacaattaaaaaacGGTACCTTCCACTGATGGCTACTGCATTTAAACTTCTCCATGGAGCCTGGCTATTCACCAAGCTGGACCTACGCAACACATACTACCTTACCTGTATTCAAGAGGGTGACAAATGGAAGATTGCCTTCAACAACCAAACGGGTCACTATGAGTCCCTGGTGGTTTTGTTTAGTCTGACTAATGCTCCAGCAGTCTTTCAGGCCCTAATCAATGACGTTCTCAGGGATTTTCTGAACTTATCTCTGTTTGTCTATCTGGTTGATATCTTGATCTTTTCCTAGGATCGTCAACGTCACATTTGTCAGGTGCTGCAAAGACTCTTGGAGAACAATTTGTTCATCAAAGATGAGAAATGTGAGTTTTACGCTACGTCAACTACGTTTTTCGTAAACCATGTTAACTCGTAAACCAAGCAAAtattctcataagaaataatggaaactaaaATTAtatgttccacagcccaaaaaaataaaaacatgaaaataattaatacaaaatataaagtaaaaataaaacaaattaacctgcactttaccctaaaaaaaaaagtaaaaataaatcccgatagataattgtttctgtttatgggcgcaggcgctgtgtgtgtgtttgggtatGTGTAAGTAAGGGGAGAGGAGGAATTAGacccccctctccctcttctcgtcttacacagtaaccctttttcctctcttatttgagttttttttgtgtgtctgtatctgtgtgtgtgtgtgtgtgtgtgtgtgtgaaagtgaggggaggaggggtgtgtgcgTGAAGGCGGGagaagacgtgtgtgtgtgtgtgtgtgtgtgtgtgacttcttttgctttacatgcgcgcacacacgtttgttataataaacagcacacacacactgtacacacatgcatacacaaaataaaagatgttttacacgcacacacatggtcacagtgttatagtaaaacagtacacgtgtgcacggatgttgctTATACCTGTGAGAGATGCACAAAGAAtaagcaggggagacaattacccacaattccgcaatGTATTCCGtttgtattgtaattttaaaatgaGTGGCATGCACATTCAACATGCTGGGTCTCTACTGTCTATTGACTCTTGTTTATTTCTGGACCTTGAAAATAAAATGGGCTTGTCTGTTTGCCTCAGGATTTTTTATCTATGGACAGAAAAAAGCTGTTTATATATGCAAAAACTCATGTTTGGCTGATAAAACTGTACATGAAAAGACCAATTTATTTGACTGTGTCATATGACGTGTAGTTAAATTCTCATTTGTCAAATGTCAACTGTTGCTTAATGAATGTGGACTGTGTGCCAACTGTTGCTTAATGAGACCATTGATTTGAAGTGAATAGGCACTTTTGCCCAGTCTCAAGCCCtggtaaaatgggagggttgcaacATCAAGGAttccagtgtaaaacctgtgccaagcttttATGTGTGGATCAAGTATCTGCCGTGgcaaccccttgccgggagcagctgaaagaccaacaacaactgtatatttaacatttaatttaagccAGTTCTTAAAAGCTTAGTATTTTGCCTCGGTACCATGTACATAACACCATGTATTTTCAACATTCTGCACTGTGGCCCACATTAACAGACCTTTATCACCATAATCAGCTTTTTTGTAATGCAACACACAGAAATCAGACTACACAATGTTTTCATATTTACTGATggatacagacatacaga
Protein-coding regions in this window:
- the LOC128529027 gene encoding cystatin-like, translated to MFVKVVVLLLVLVLAVTSSMLVGTPVNADIKDPKIKQAVLFAIAAYNAKSESIYTSKVLKVINAQSQVVSGIKYTFTVKIATTSCKKMHAKRKCYVHSDPAIANPHKCKLAVWSQPWLKRMELVANTC